One window of the Colletotrichum lupini chromosome 9, complete sequence genome contains the following:
- a CDS encoding HK97 family phage prohead protease codes for MATITATQQKKFATDLTDYAKRRQTDGPYADNLDVDVLIVGGGFGGVFMLKTLREMGLRAVIYEAGTSFGGTWRWNRYPGARVDSEVPEYEFSWPEVFRDWTWSTNYPNYQELRQYFDHVDKVLDLSKDCSFDTVVTGAQFHPDEGKWHVKTADGRLAKSKYFVVAAGFASKRYIPNWPGVEKFKGVVHHSSFWPEEDVPVRGKRCAVIGTGASGVQICQEWGKAVGESGELKVFQRTPNLAVPMGKRNLTAQEQNIGKEWYPRLYQLREKCFGGFFYGMVERNTFDDSPAEREAFYRQLWEHGGFRFWLGNYKDMLFDADANKEAYDFWARNVRTRIGDARKRDILAPKVDKMPHFFGVKRPCLEQNYYEQFNKANVDVVDISKNEIDSFTETGIRLKDGTTYDFDVVAIATGFVSLLLFICTGKGMGSGTSVVERDKAQGEGPQYHDITTGGMTNMGLKSINNTYLQDEWKAAANTYLGTTVSGYPNMFHMYGPHGPTLLSNGPSTVEVQGRWIADCIRKIERESIKYVNPTADATKAWKQRINELSDASLFPTTRSTYMGGSMPGKAFEQVNFAGGIPQYAKEIREKLDGWTGFDVVKDTRDKSRI; via the exons ATGGCTACGATTACAGCTACCCAGCAAAAGAAATTTGCGACCGATCTGACGGACTATGCCAAGCGTCGTCAGACAGACGGGCCCTACGCCGATAACCTCGATGTAGATGTTCTCATCGTAGGCGGTGGATTTG GCGGAGTCTTTATGCTAAAGACTCTCCGGGAGATGGGCCTACGAGCAGTCATCTACGAAGCCGGAACCTCGTTCGGAGGAACCTGGCGTTGGAACCGCTACCCCGGTGCCCGAGTCGACTCAGAGGTCCCAGAGTATGAGTTCTCGTGGCCCGAGGTGTTCAGGGACTGGACGTGGTCAACCAATTACCCCAATTACCAGGAGCTTCGTCAGTACTTTGATCACGTTGATAAG GTCTTGGATCTCTCCAAAGACTGCTCATTCGATACCGTCGTCACCGGCGCCCAGTTCCATCCAGACGAAGGCAAATGGCACGTAAAGACCGCCGACGGCCGCCTGGCCAAGAGCAAGTACTTTGTCGTCGCAGCCGGTTTC GCCTCAAAACGCTACATCCCCAACTGGCCCGGCGTCGAAAAATTCAAGGGCGTAGTCCACCACTCCTCCTTCTGGCCCGAAGAAGATGTACCCGTCCGCGGCAAGCGCTGCGCCGTCATCGGCACCGGCGCCTCGGGCGTCCAAATCTGCCAGGAATGGGGCAAAGCCGTCGGCGAGAGCGGCGAGCTCAAGGTCTTCCAGCGCACGCCGAACCTGGCGGTGCCGATGGGCAAGCGCAACCTCACGGCGCAGGAGCAGAACATCGGCAAGGAGTGGTACCCGCGCCTCTACCAGCTGCGCGAGAAGTGCTTCGGCGGCTTCTTCTACGGCATGGTGGAGCGCAACACCTTTGACGACTCGCCTGCGGAGCGGGAGGCGTTTTATCGGCAGCTGTGGGAGCACGGCGGGTTCCGGTTCTGGTTGGGGAACTACAAGGATATGTTGTTTGATGCGGATGCAAACAAGGAGGCGTACGACTTTTGGGCGAGGAACGTGCGGACGCGGATTGGGGATGCGAGGAAGAGGGATATTTTGGCGCCAAAGGTGGACAAGATGCCGCATTTCTTTGGCGTCAAGAGGCCTTGCTTGGAGCAGAACTACTATGAGCAGTTCAACAAGGCCAATGTGGACGTTGTCGACATTAGCAAGAACGAGATTGACAGCTTCACGGAGACGGGTATCAGGTTGAAGGATGGGACGACGTACGACTTTGATGTGGTTGCCATTGCCACTGGTTTTGTAAGTCTTCTTCTCTTTATATGCACAGGCAAGGGGATGGGATCTGGTACCAGTGTTGTCGAACGCGACAAAGCACAAGGCGAAGGACCTCAGTACCAT GATATCACCACCGGAGGCATGACAAACATGGGCCTAAAGAGCATAAACAACACGTACCTCCAAGACGAATGGAAAGCCGCGGCAAACACCTACCTCGGCACCACCGTCAGCGGTTACCCCAACATGTTCCACATGTACGGCCCCCACGGTCCCACGCTGCTGAGCAACGGGCCCTCGACGGTCGAGGTCCAGGGCCGCTGGATCGCCGACTGCATCCGCAAGATTGAGCGGGAGAGCATCAAGTACGTCAACCCGACCGCTGACGCGACCAAGGCGTGGAAGCAGCGGATCAACGAGTTGAGCGACGCGAGCTTGTTCCCGACGACGCGGTCGACGTATATGGGTGGGTCGATGCCGGGTAAGGCGTTTGAACAGGTCAACTTTGCGGGTGGCATTCCGCAGTATGCCAAAGAGATTCGGGAGAAGTTGGATGGGTGGACCGGGTTTGATGTTGTCAAGGATACCAGGGATAAGAGCAGAATTTGA
- a CDS encoding beta-lactamase, which yields MSLSSQAVNEIKGIVDNAVTTSPTGIPGTTVVVIDRTGTEQFAHAAGTRGVDSSEPMTLDSVYWIASCTKMVIGIACMQLVEKGQLSLDDADHLEKLCPELADIKVLTPEGKLVDKKRGITLRMLLTHTAGFGYTFFSERLRDWSLPAGIDEFSGSVRDMVQPLLFQPGEGWEYGVGIDWAGIALERATNMSLNDYIQANVCQPLGLKNVNMIPTPSMKAQLAYMHYKRPDGKLVHRDHPLHRPLIVQSEEEIRACFNSGGAGIFAKPQEYTRILAVFLNDGTCPITKAQILKKETVDEMFSNQISKFPDFARQGVQAAKPELTNGIPELYPIPGNPPQGWGLTFMITGGPTGRSSGTAWWAGLPNLFWWCDRENGVAGIVCSQILPFGDASVMGLWAQVEAAVYKGLSA from the exons ATGTCTCTCTCATCACAAGCAGTCAACGAAATCAAAGGCATCGTAGACAATGCCGTCACAACCTCCCCCACCGGCATCCCCGGAACAACCGTAGTGGTCATCGACCGCACCGGCACCGAACAATTCGCCCATGCCGCCGGCACCCGGGGCGTCGACTCTTCGGAGCCCATGACCCTGGACAGCGTATACTGGATCGCCTCGTGCACGAAAATGGTGATCGGCATCGCGTGCATGCAGCTCGTCGAGAAGGGCCAGCTGAGCCTCGACGACGCGGACCACCTGGAGAAGCTCTGCCCGGAGCTGGCTGACATCAAGGTCCTGACGCCCGAGGGCAAGCTCGTTGACAAGAAGCGCGGCATCACGCTCCGCATGCTGCTGACGCACACGGCTGGGTTCGGGTATACTTTCTTCAGCGAGCGGCTGCGCGATTGGAGTCTGCCGGCGGGGATTGATGAGTTTTCGGGGAGTGTGAGGGATATGGTGCAGCCTTTGTTGTTCCAGCCGGGTGAAGGCTGGGAGTATGGC GTCGGCATTGACTGGGCTGGCATCGCCCTGGAGCGGGCCACGAACATGAGTCTGAACGACTACATCCAGGCCAACGTCTGCCAGCCTCTGGGCCTCAAGAACGTCAACATGATTCCGACACCCTCGATGAAGGCGCAGTTGGCGTACATGCACTACAAGCGGCCCGACGGCAAGTTGGTCCACAGAGACCACCCTCTCCATCGTCCGTTGATCGTGCAGTCAGAGGAGGAGATCCGCGCCTGCTTCAACAGCGGCGGCGCCGGCATTTTCGCAAAGCCTCAAGAATACACCC GCATCCTGGCAGTCTTCCTCAACGACGGAACCTGCCCCATCACAAAAGCCCAAATCCTGAAAAAGGAGACGGTAGACGAAATGTTCTCCAACCAAATCTCAAAGTTCCCAGACTTTGCCCGGCAGGGCGTTCAGGCTGCGAAACCGGAGCTGACCAACGGGATCCCGGAGCTCTACCCGATCCCGGGCAACCCGCCGCAGGGCTGGGGCCTGACGTTCATGATCACGGGCGGGCCGACGGGGCGCTCGAGCGGGACGGCGTGGTGGGCTGGGCTGCCGAACCTGTTCTGGTGGTGCGACCGGGAGAACGGGGTGGCCGGGATCGTGTGCTCGCAGATTCTGCCGTTTGGCGACGCTTCGGTCATGGGGCTCTGGGCGCAGGTTGAGGCTGCTGTGTATAAGGGGCTGAGTGCGTGA
- a CDS encoding C6 zinc finger domain-containing protein: MRRQNSSCDQCRKGKRACDAGALKDIQLCLDADLQWEVDWQSMNGPCSNCSKTRKSCTFNWARSQQAQLRVRRQSAEKTAAAAAAGSASASAAPSRKRVKSNHSKKVNNDSSNSNKASVSPASQGPSGLSEAQLAELQSLIPDHVASFTHETPSSHAFGGAAAAAAVANDFGFPQNLFTLSPADEHLTFDPSADDAASLLFPGPSSLSAPSCLSDELPGFDDADLVSMHGASTISLSPDSTCSTMGIDPNARKRAWQQAHAMNYAPPGGAGISEYSATQALIARTNQTLMTDNLMKLYHDVMEGALSCWLVEQNCPYILTPTQLERSSLGDARGHDPTQVHLNLPNRIYRRVFKLDKSLASLGLKPLSVSEDRKATRALHLAIMAFTAQWAQGSQRSQARYQKPNGFGDSSVPGTEQEFDTALQISFWNQAQRCLDDCAGVDSFKVAMAELLFGLTQKNHESAEGIGWEFGEGMVGQSQLGYDYANGDGNDWETPGTKEKVQTALDEEGYSLYVERGARRLHVLKRRSENFERRKKVKARGTVNARTEPGWAVGSGEDAHGEEKATMKMLFWLAIMFDTLSSAISDRPPVVSDEDSRETATAKKQDSPPCKGEDDDTIPVAVSSPESWNDQFIIKRNQKLAPLRWPCPTDTFERELRDAAPVKVLLFRKITRIQALSSRGSASPKSIEDAIQDGLAVYRHWNMMYGPLFRDCIEHHDAIPSKIQSWYICLLGHWLLAAMMMADCIALVDEQGLGSATRAAERVASGLVEDLRRASVREVSDLARAATPQHDVGGLGVLLDFHPAVKEGALLTEPWTMVLIRSFAMAGTLLLEEAGGVGGLGVGDEVVVEALDRCEDCVKALWYLGRKSTLSRQVAGILGGGLLAERAKGLSVEGMVGSQDSWNVFGPVEILNEEVMNARLEIPHQPHQEDKLRSSAGDSVDTPHSKKMAPPFHITSANPTLHWSSKTPPLLTVPQNQPVTFDLHDSSGGQITPSATPTSLATLNLATFDPIHGPVAIAAAHPGSVLEIEFLSLKPSTGWGWTAVLPGFGLLADDFPNHVIKHFHWDEDATHIVFKPGIKIPLRPFLGIAGVAPAEAGPFPTIPPLETGGNIDCRHITAGTKLYLPIRVPGANFSCGDGHAAQGDGEVCGTAIETPMKATLRFTVREDMPYVTSPHYDTRGSVHARGRKGEDEGGVYAVLGIDSDLLEASRKALRSLIAYLVAERGLEREEAYMLCSIAADLKIAEIVDMPNFAVSASIPYSVFEDES; the protein is encoded by the exons ATGAGACGGCAGAATAGCAGCTGCGACCAATGTCGCAAGGGCAAGAGGGCCTGCGACGCGGGCGCCCTCAAGGATATCCAGCTGTGTCTGGATGCAGACCTTCAATGGGAGGTTG ACTGGCAGAGCATGAACGGGCCGTGCTCAAATTGTTCAAAGACGCGCAAGTCGTGCACATTCAACTGGGCCCGGTCACAGCAGGCCCAGCTCCGGGTCCGAAGGCAGTCCGCCGAGAAgaccgctgctgctgccgctgccggctCCGCCTCCGCTTCCGCCGCGCCGAGTCGGAAGAGGGTCAAGTCAAATCACAGCAAGAAGGTCAACAAcgacagcagcaacagcaacaaagCCTCTGTATCGCCAGCATCCCAAGGTCCATCAGGTCTGAGTGAGGCCCAACTCGCCGAGCTTCAGTCACTCATCCCGGATCATGTCGCATCATTCACCCACGAGACGCCAAGCTCACATGCCTTTGgcggagcagcagcagcagcagcagtagcAAACGACTTTGGATTTCCCCAAAACCTATTCACGCTATCCCCCGCCGACGAGCACCTCACCTTCGACCCATCCGCCGACGACGCCGCCTCGCTCCTCTTCCCGGGCCCCTCATCCCTCTCAGCGCCCAGCTGTCTCTCAGATGAGCTACCAGGCTTCGACGACGCCGATCTCGTCTCCATGCACGGCGCCTCGACCATCAGCCTCAGCCCGGACTCGACTTGTTCGACCATGGGCATCGACCCGAATGCCCGCAAGAGGGCGTGGCAGCAGGCGCACGCCATGAACTATGCGCCACCTGGCGGTGCCGGGATCTCAGAGTACTCTGCCACGCAGGCGCTGATTGCGCGGACGAATCAGACGCTCATGACGGATAACCTTATGAAGCTGTACCACGACGTCATGGAGGGCGCGCTCTCGTGCTGGCTGGTGGAGCAGAACTGTCCCTACATCCTAACCCCCACACAGCTGGAGCGCTCGAGTCTCGGCGACGCGCGAGGTCACGACCCGACGCAGGTTCATCTCAATCTGCCCAACAGGATTTACCGCCGCGTCTTCAAGCTCGATAAATCCCTCGCCTCGCTGGGTCTGAAGCCGCTCAGCGTATCCGAAGACCGAAAGGCCACGAGAGCGCTACATCTCGCCATCATGGCATTCACGGCGCAGTGGGCACAGGGAAGTCAACGGAGTCAAGCGCGGTACCAGAAGCCAAACGGCTTCGGGGACTCGTCCGTGCCGGGGACCGAACAGGAATTCGACACGGCGCTGCAGATATCATTTTGGAACCAGGCGCAGCGGTGCCTGGACGACTGTGCGGGCGTGGACTCGTTCAAGGTGGCCATGGCGGAGCTCCTTTTTGGCCTTACGCAGAAGAACCACGAGAGCGCGGAGGGGATCGGGTGGGAGTTTGGCGAAGGGATGGTCGGTCAGAGTCAGCTGGGGTACGATTACGCCAACGGAGACGGGAACGACTGGGAGACGCCGGGGACAAAGGAAAAGGTGCAGACGGCGCTGGACGAGGAAGGGTACTCGCTCTACGTCGAGCGCGGCGCCCGGCGCCTGCACGTTCTCAAGCGCAGGTCTGAAAACTTTGAGAGGAGGAAGAAAGTAAAAGCGCGCGGGACCGTCAACGCGAGGACCGAACCAGGATGGGCTGTCGGTAGCGGAGAAGATGCTCACGGCGAAGAAAAAGCGACGATGAAGATGCTCTTTTGGCTCGCCATCATGTTCGACACCCTGTCCTCCGCCATCTCCGACAGACCGCCCGTCGTCTCAGACGAAGACAGCCGCGAGACAGCAACAGCAAAGAAGCAAGACTCACCGCCTTGCAAAGGCGAAGACGACGACACCATCCCGGTAGCGGTCTCATCCCCAGAGAGCTGGAACGACCAATTCATCATCAAACGCAACCAGAAACTCGCCCCCCTCCGCTGGCCCTGCCCCACCGACACATTCGAGCGCGAACTCCGCGACGCAGCCCCCGTCAAAGTCCTCCTCTTCCGCAAAATCACACGCATCCAAGCCCTCTCGTCCCGCGGCTCCGCGTCCCCAAAGTCCATCGAGGACGCAATCCAAGACGGGCTGGCGGTCTACCGCCACTGGAACATGATGTACGGCCCCCTGTTCCGGGACTGCATCGAGCACCACGACGCGATCCCCTCCAAGATCCAGAGCTGGTACATTTGTCTGCTGGGCCACTGGCTTCTCGCGGCGATGATGATGGCGGATTGCATCGCGCTCGTGGACGAGCAGGGACTGGGCAGCGCGACAAGGGCCGCGGAGAGGGTGGCGAGCGGGTTGGTCGAGGATTTGAGGAGGGCGAGCGTGCGGGAGGTGTCGGATCTCGCGAGGGCGGCTACGCCGCAGCATGATGTGGGCGGGTTGGGTGTGTTGTTGGATTTTCATCCGGCTGTGAAGGAGGGGGCTTTGCTTACGGAGCCGTGGACTATGGTGTTGATTCGGTCGTTTGCGATGGCGGGGACGTTGTTGCTTGAGGAGGCGGGCGGTGTTGGTGGGTTAGGTGTTGGGGATGAGGTTGTGGTGGAGGCGTTGGATCGGTGTGAGGATTGTGTCAAGGCGTTGTGGTATTTGGGGCGCAAGTCGACTTTGTCGAGGCAGGTTGCTGGGATTCTGGGCGGTGGGTTGCTGGCGGAGCGGGCGAAGGGGTTGAGCGTTGAGGGCATGGTTGGGAGTCAGGATTCTTGGAACGTTTTTGGGCCTGTTGAGATTCT AAACGAAGAGGTCATGAATGCCAGGCTCGAGATCCCTCATCAGCCTCACCAGGAAGATAAACTACGATCATCTGCCGGAGACTCGGTAGATAC CCCCCACTCCAAGAAAATGGCCCCCCCCTTCCACATCACATCCGCAAACCCAACCCTCCACTGGTCAAGCAAaacccctcccctcctcaCCGTCCCCCAGAACCAGCCCGTAACCTTTGACCTCCACGACTCCTCCGGCGGCCAAATCACCCCCTCCGCAACACCAACCTCCCTCGCGACCCTAAACCTCGCAACCTTTGACCCGATCCACGGCCCCGTCGCCATCGCCGCCGCACACCCAGGCTCCGTCCTCGAAATCGAATTCCTCTCCCTCAAACCCTCTACGGGCTGGGGCTGGACCGCAGTCCTCCCCGGCTTTGGACTCCTCGCAGACGACTTTCCAAATCATGTCATTAAGCACTTCCACTGGGACGAGGACGCGACGCATATCGTGTTTAAACCAGGCATCAAGATCCCGCTTCGTCCGTTTCTGGGGATAGCGGGCGTGGCGCCAGCTGAGGCGGGTCCGTTCCCGACGATTCCGCCGCTGGAGACGGGCGGGAACATAGATTGCAGACACATCACGGCCGGAACCAAACTCTACCTCCCCATCCGCGTCCCGGGGGCGAACTTCTCCTGCGGGGACGGGCATGCCGCGCAAGGAGACGGGGAAGTCTGCGGCACGGCGATCGAGACGCCGATGAAAGCTACGTTGCGGTTTACGGTCCGGGAGGACATGCCGTATGTGACGAGTCCGCACTATGACACGCGCGGGTCGGTGCATGCTCGCGGCCGTAAGGGGGAGGATGAAGGTGGCGTGTATGCGGTGCTGGGGATTGATTCTGACTTGTTGGAGGCGAGTAGGAAGGCGTTGAGGAGTTTGATTGCGTATCTTGTCGCGGAGAGGGGGCTTGAGAGGGAGGAAGCGTATATGCTGTGCAGCATTGCGGCTGATTTGAAGATTGCGGAGATTGTGGATATGCCGAATTTTGCGGTGTCTGCGAGTATCCCCTATTCTGTATTTGAGGATGAGTCTTGA